One genomic segment of Stigmatella aurantiaca includes these proteins:
- a CDS encoding ARPP-2 domain-containing protein has translation MARLAVVSKRLLPVGLRLAPSQVWGSIRLVPVLRDQVPGDLRFTRRPYGDNAAVVTLEGERMAPGVKYVSYVPHGLVMDWDDRSAEVTVDTRLQPSDGKVLKKNNLSLRVLHRMAHREDKNRLRLLPLHLAMEGFLAQSFGGPETAWSEYSAQALSEGLNPRHEGSVLGWVSTAFSEALRIFEIHEQQVGVLIFHADLLLSASIVSHPEDYRALHRALLEDFYGDLLLQYGFLGDVPALGLSVDDTAVSSVGELRTAIEHMRAHWADFHGSMAGGLIGADVHAHTVYEAGPFHLQRFVTSLVPSEENHIGEFIQRGDGTLEYLKTYRLSAAQTRRAYLLKHLAEGEWNLERTAALLNTSRDDLVLRLRNAGFGYLLKEHVLLEAARRQARR, from the coding sequence ATGGCACGGTTAGCGGTGGTCTCGAAGCGCCTCCTGCCGGTGGGACTCCGGCTCGCGCCCTCCCAGGTCTGGGGCAGCATCCGCCTGGTGCCGGTCCTGAGGGATCAGGTGCCGGGAGACCTGCGCTTCACCCGGCGCCCGTACGGCGATAACGCGGCCGTCGTCACGCTCGAGGGCGAGCGGATGGCGCCTGGCGTCAAGTACGTCTCCTATGTTCCCCATGGGCTGGTGATGGACTGGGACGACCGGAGCGCGGAGGTGACGGTGGACACGCGCCTCCAGCCCTCCGATGGCAAGGTCCTGAAGAAGAACAACCTCTCCCTCCGGGTGCTGCACCGCATGGCACACCGGGAGGACAAGAACCGCCTGCGCCTGTTGCCCTTGCACCTGGCGATGGAGGGGTTTCTGGCCCAGTCCTTCGGCGGGCCGGAGACGGCCTGGAGCGAGTACTCCGCGCAGGCGCTCTCCGAGGGCTTGAATCCCCGGCACGAGGGGTCGGTGCTGGGCTGGGTGAGCACGGCCTTCAGCGAGGCCCTGCGCATCTTCGAGATCCACGAACAGCAGGTGGGCGTGCTCATCTTCCACGCGGACCTGCTGTTGTCGGCCTCCATCGTCTCTCACCCCGAGGACTACCGCGCGCTGCACCGGGCCTTGCTGGAGGACTTCTACGGAGATCTGCTGCTCCAGTACGGCTTCCTGGGGGATGTTCCCGCTCTGGGGCTCTCCGTCGATGACACGGCCGTCTCGTCCGTGGGCGAGCTGCGGACCGCCATCGAGCACATGCGCGCGCACTGGGCCGACTTCCACGGAAGCATGGCGGGGGGGCTCATCGGCGCGGACGTCCATGCCCACACCGTGTACGAGGCGGGGCCCTTCCACCTCCAGCGGTTCGTCACCTCCCTGGTCCCCTCGGAGGAGAACCACATCGGTGAGTTCATCCAGCGGGGAGACGGCACGCTTGAGTATCTCAAGACGTACCGTCTCTCGGCCGCACAGACCCGGCGGGCCTACCTGCTCAAGCACTTGGCGGAAGGGGAGTGGAACCTGGAGCGCACGGCGGCGCTCCTGAATACCTCCCGGGATGACTTGGTGCTGCGCCTGAGGAACGCGGGCTTTGGCTATCTGCTCAAGGAGCACGTGCTCCTGGAGGCCGCGCGGCGGCAGGCTCGCCGGTAG
- a CDS encoding LysR family transcriptional regulator: MLLLVEVVATGGLTAAAERLGLRKSTVSRRLASLEARLGTRLLERNTRRLRLTEAGRAYHAHCARLVAEAREVNKALSEAGGTPQGTLRLATLSLLGELLTPLIAEFLLRQPRMRVEVSLAQAHVDLIAEEYDLALRTGPLVDSSLVVRRLGLLRTGCYASPAYLRHRGTPRSAEELRRHDCVLLAEPGTNEVWFFGEGPDARTLPVEGRIRVPSLRAGQSAARAGLGVVRLPASLVADDVRAGLLVPVLADETPPGLPVFAVYPSRSQLSRKVRAFLELLSEHSAALPWEVEGLLAEQ, translated from the coding sequence ATGCTCCTGCTCGTCGAGGTGGTGGCTACCGGAGGCCTCACCGCCGCGGCGGAGCGGCTGGGCCTGCGCAAGTCCACGGTGAGCCGCAGGCTGGCGTCCCTCGAGGCCCGGCTGGGAACACGGCTGCTGGAGCGCAACACCCGCCGGTTGAGGCTCACGGAGGCCGGGCGCGCCTACCACGCGCACTGTGCCCGCCTCGTCGCCGAGGCCCGGGAGGTAAACAAGGCCCTGAGCGAGGCCGGTGGGACGCCGCAGGGCACGCTGCGCCTCGCCACCCTCTCGCTGCTGGGCGAGCTGCTCACTCCGCTCATCGCCGAGTTCCTCCTGCGCCAGCCCCGCATGCGCGTGGAGGTGTCGCTGGCCCAGGCCCACGTGGACCTCATCGCGGAGGAGTACGACCTGGCCCTGCGCACCGGTCCCCTCGTGGACTCCAGCCTCGTGGTGCGCCGGCTGGGGCTTCTGCGGACGGGGTGTTACGCCAGCCCGGCCTATCTTCGGCACCGGGGCACGCCTCGCTCCGCCGAGGAGCTGCGCAGGCACGACTGTGTCCTGCTGGCCGAGCCGGGCACGAACGAAGTCTGGTTCTTCGGAGAGGGCCCGGACGCCCGGACCCTTCCCGTGGAAGGCCGGATCCGGGTCCCCAGCCTCCGGGCAGGACAGAGCGCGGCCCGCGCGGGGTTGGGCGTGGTGCGGCTCCCTGCCTCGCTCGTCGCGGACGATGTGCGGGCAGGACTGCTCGTTCCTGTCCTGGCGGACGAGACGCCCCCGGGCCTCCCGGTCTTCGCCGTTTACCCCAGCCGCTCCCAGCTCTCTCGCAAGGTACGCGCCTTCCTCGAGCTGCTCTCGGAGCACAGCGCCGCGCTCCCCTGGGAGGTGGAGGGGCTCCTCGCGGAACAGTGA
- the trxA gene encoding thioredoxin, which produces MAGVVIEVGDAEFRKEVLESQQPVLMDFTAAWCPPCRVIAPLLEALATEHQGRLKVAKLDVDAHQETARMYGIRSLPTLLLFKEGKVVKQITGAVPRTKLDEALRPLL; this is translated from the coding sequence ATGGCAGGAGTGGTCATCGAGGTGGGGGATGCGGAGTTCCGGAAGGAAGTGCTCGAATCGCAGCAGCCCGTGTTGATGGACTTCACCGCGGCGTGGTGTCCTCCCTGCCGCGTCATCGCCCCCCTGCTCGAAGCGCTGGCAACCGAGCACCAGGGGCGGTTGAAGGTCGCGAAGCTGGACGTCGATGCGCACCAGGAGACGGCCCGGATGTATGGCATCCGCTCGCTGCCCACCCTGCTCCTCTTCAAGGAGGGCAAGGTGGTGAAGCAGATCACCGGCGCGGTGCCACGAACGAAGCTCGACGAGGCCCTCCGCCCGCTGCTCTGA
- a CDS encoding regulatory protein RecX, translating into MDEPKDGPRGKAPGARKQPRKVSPRYLENAALHYLKRYSATVSQLKRVLLRRVENSLRFHGGDRAQALGWVDELVQKLIRNGLINDQAYAETKAHALRASGRSARVIAQKLRMKGVSEDVVADKLAQATAEVSEEAAARIWARKKRLGPFRRDPASRKENRMRDLAAMARAGFSFSTAKKIIDGTAE; encoded by the coding sequence ATGGATGAGCCGAAGGATGGACCGCGAGGAAAAGCCCCAGGGGCGCGAAAGCAGCCCCGGAAGGTGTCTCCGCGCTATCTCGAAAACGCCGCGTTGCACTACCTGAAGCGGTATTCGGCGACGGTCAGCCAGCTCAAGCGGGTGCTCCTGCGCCGGGTGGAGAACTCCCTGCGATTCCACGGCGGCGATCGGGCTCAGGCGCTCGGCTGGGTGGACGAGCTCGTACAGAAGCTCATCCGCAACGGGCTGATCAACGACCAGGCCTATGCCGAGACGAAAGCCCATGCCCTCCGGGCCTCGGGGCGCAGCGCCCGGGTGATTGCCCAGAAGCTGCGGATGAAGGGGGTCTCCGAGGACGTCGTCGCGGACAAGCTGGCCCAGGCGACGGCGGAGGTGTCCGAAGAGGCGGCCGCCCGCATCTGGGCGCGAAAGAAGCGCCTGGGGCCCTTCCGGCGGGACCCTGCGTCCCGGAAGGAGAACCGGATGAGGGATCTCGCCGCGATGGCGAGGGCCGGCTTCTCGTTCTCGACGGCGAAGAAGATCATCGACGGAACCGCAGAGTAG
- a CDS encoding nucleoside monophosphate kinase, producing the protein MAATSLLRTTPVCPIDFEPPLPPGARTLQPVEGVPGAYLLAPVLSRAECEQLIAASEALGYAPKKSRRSGPPIRTNTRLLYEAHPGLSDTLAQRMRPHLEAIDVRTVGPWRLAEGSRLLNERWRMNRYAAGEEFFPHFDTGYELSRDCRSLLSVILYLNDDFDEGETVFFPGGQTRDHMLPGDADAREVRVRPAAGTALVFHHFGPLNPRHSGLAPVPRPRSKYVIRTDVFYTRPPPPGSATLFGRSPSSHRCVVLLGPPGAGKSTQLRQVSQALGYTGIDFGHCIRSESASTSELSARIQQFRRKRSALQDAAFGATGEHRRPSGWLPNALCLELLEKQLEGLGLTSGVVLDGFPRMRSQSNFLEGDRWQLLAAIHLRVDDATRAERLQGRTLDPTTGQTFHAGQVPPAAEGSVIRRPEDAPGSVQARMVDWEQDTRPLLEHYAKRGVAVDVDGGGSPEAVTRAILHALSRRLLEEAVALFPPALATLLGEAPCDGVNHSSRLDSLVFRYPPPSGPALYLKLAPPWGAPLATEATFLQSETARRLALQVPVFRGLFTLGGDVQALVTEELPGASAKRVAQAWAQDSERAALVRHLAEALRAFHTASPPGGLARYALPSLLQRARERLQRGDVPPRNFTAKYGPPLEGIEALTRELDRLESAARMLPEGPHVLLHGDPCLPNFRVDSTGAFTGCLDLSGADEGDRYWDLALAHWSVKHNLGERWAEAFLEASCGDTLDRDRLSVFSGLRRFLV; encoded by the coding sequence ATGGCCGCAACCTCCCTGTTGCGCACGACGCCGGTGTGCCCCATCGACTTCGAGCCGCCCCTTCCCCCGGGCGCTCGCACCCTTCAGCCGGTCGAGGGGGTCCCTGGCGCGTACCTGCTGGCCCCCGTCCTCTCCCGTGCGGAGTGCGAGCAGCTCATCGCGGCCTCCGAGGCGCTCGGCTATGCCCCCAAGAAGAGCCGCCGCTCCGGGCCTCCCATCCGCACCAACACCCGGCTCCTCTACGAGGCCCACCCCGGACTGAGTGACACGCTGGCCCAGCGCATGCGCCCCCATCTGGAGGCCATCGACGTCCGCACGGTGGGGCCGTGGCGGTTGGCGGAAGGAAGCCGCCTGCTAAACGAGCGCTGGAGGATGAACCGCTATGCGGCGGGAGAGGAGTTCTTCCCCCACTTCGACACCGGCTATGAGCTCAGCCGGGATTGCCGCTCGCTGCTGAGCGTCATCCTCTATCTCAACGATGACTTCGATGAGGGCGAGACCGTCTTCTTCCCCGGCGGACAGACGCGGGACCACATGCTTCCGGGAGACGCGGATGCCCGCGAGGTCCGCGTCCGGCCCGCTGCGGGAACCGCCCTGGTGTTCCATCACTTCGGGCCGCTGAACCCTCGCCACTCCGGGCTCGCGCCCGTCCCGAGGCCGCGGTCCAAGTATGTGATTCGCACGGACGTCTTCTACACGCGGCCCCCTCCGCCCGGCAGCGCCACGCTCTTTGGCCGGAGCCCGTCCAGCCACCGGTGCGTGGTGCTCCTGGGGCCTCCCGGCGCGGGCAAGAGCACCCAGCTTCGCCAGGTCTCCCAGGCGCTGGGCTACACCGGCATCGACTTCGGGCACTGCATCCGCAGCGAGTCGGCAAGCACCAGCGAGCTGAGCGCGCGCATCCAGCAGTTCCGGCGCAAGCGCTCGGCCCTGCAGGACGCGGCCTTTGGCGCCACGGGAGAGCATCGGCGGCCCTCGGGGTGGTTGCCCAATGCGCTGTGCCTGGAGCTGCTGGAGAAGCAGCTCGAAGGCCTGGGGCTCACCTCGGGGGTGGTGCTCGATGGCTTTCCCCGCATGCGGTCCCAGTCCAACTTCCTCGAAGGCGACCGCTGGCAGTTGCTGGCCGCCATCCACCTGCGTGTGGATGACGCCACGCGGGCGGAGCGGTTGCAGGGCCGCACCCTGGATCCCACCACGGGGCAGACCTTCCACGCCGGGCAGGTGCCCCCGGCCGCGGAGGGCTCCGTCATCCGGCGCCCCGAGGATGCCCCCGGGTCCGTCCAGGCCCGGATGGTGGACTGGGAGCAGGACACGCGTCCGCTCCTGGAGCACTACGCCAAGCGCGGCGTCGCCGTGGACGTGGACGGCGGCGGCTCGCCCGAAGCGGTGACGCGGGCCATCCTGCATGCCCTGTCGCGGCGGCTCCTGGAGGAGGCCGTCGCGCTGTTTCCTCCCGCCCTGGCCACGCTGCTCGGGGAGGCCCCCTGCGACGGGGTGAACCACTCGTCCCGCCTGGACTCGCTGGTGTTCCGTTACCCGCCACCGTCCGGCCCCGCCCTTTACCTCAAGCTGGCGCCCCCTTGGGGTGCCCCGCTGGCCACCGAAGCCACCTTCCTCCAGTCCGAGACGGCCCGGCGGCTGGCGCTCCAGGTGCCCGTGTTCCGGGGCCTCTTCACCCTGGGGGGCGACGTGCAGGCCCTGGTCACCGAGGAGCTTCCTGGGGCCTCCGCCAAGCGCGTGGCCCAGGCCTGGGCCCAGGACTCGGAACGCGCGGCGCTCGTGCGCCACCTGGCCGAAGCCCTGCGAGCGTTCCACACGGCATCGCCTCCGGGGGGGCTGGCCCGTTATGCCCTCCCGTCCCTGCTCCAACGGGCCCGGGAGCGCCTCCAGCGGGGGGACGTCCCACCGCGCAACTTCACCGCCAAGTATGGCCCGCCCCTGGAAGGCATCGAGGCGCTGACCCGGGAGCTCGACCGGCTGGAGTCCGCCGCGAGGATGCTGCCCGAAGGGCCGCACGTCCTGCTCCACGGCGACCCGTGCCTGCCCAACTTCCGGGTGGATTCCACGGGGGCGTTCACCGGATGCCTGGATCTGTCGGGCGCCGACGAGGGAGACCGGTACTGGGATCTGGCCCTGGCCCACTGGTCCGTGAAGCACAACCTCGGCGAGCGGTGGGCGGAGGCCTTCCTCGAAGCCAG